Proteins encoded in a region of the Dorea longicatena genome:
- a CDS encoding LytR/AlgR family response regulator transcription factor, whose translation MNIAICDRYDTDITRISEFLDANIKNHMLNHALLEVDTFTSTDELLASPKEYSLIFLGILMPGTDGIEAARQLKDGPNPPIIIFTTKSTEHCLASYNLGVEGYILKPIREDDFEKVFTRLLLPIFPSTHTLNVYSNRLLYHIPVSEIFFIESIGRKCMIHTSRKTYETNMALNHIESTLNDNSFIRCYRSYLVNMNYIQDILDTEIQLTNDDCIPLTLRKRSQIVKLFNKFLISHSASE comes from the coding sequence ATGAATATTGCAATTTGCGATAGATATGATACCGACATAACACGTATTAGTGAGTTCTTGGACGCCAATATTAAGAATCATATGCTCAATCATGCATTATTAGAAGTAGATACCTTTACTTCAACAGACGAGTTGTTAGCATCCCCGAAAGAATATTCCCTCATTTTTTTGGGAATTTTAATGCCGGGGACAGATGGTATAGAGGCTGCCAGACAATTGAAAGATGGTCCAAACCCTCCAATAATTATCTTCACGACCAAAAGCACTGAACATTGCCTGGCAAGCTATAATCTTGGAGTTGAAGGATACATTCTGAAGCCAATCAGAGAAGACGATTTTGAGAAAGTCTTTACCAGACTTTTGCTTCCGATATTCCCTTCAACCCATACACTCAATGTATATTCCAACCGGCTTTTATATCACATCCCGGTTTCTGAGATTTTTTTTATTGAAAGCATTGGAAGAAAATGCATGATACATACTTCCAGAAAAACTTACGAAACCAACATGGCGTTAAATCATATCGAGAGCACGCTGAATGACAATTCTTTTATCCGTTGTTATCGCAGCTATCTTGTAAACATGAACTATATTCAGGACATTCTGGATACCGAAATTCAATTAACCAACGATGACTGTATTCCACTGACCTTACGTAAGCGGAGTCAGATTGTCAAATTATTCAACAAATTTCTGATATCCCATTCGGCATCAGAATAA
- a CDS encoding DUF5050 domain-containing protein, with protein MTIRKFIKKLFVTIIMIGIVLAAVLKVGYILICKVIVMIIFAVLAIRYWVGEDIRKAEEEKRGTWLFTLGFIGLTVLTMLAANIPGQVQRDQYLYLTKEHTEQLEKVLLREATADSERCIQWYEKQMLGIRNNKALGNPAMQTEDERRYKNRIDGKEVYRDPDTCTLRVKELKDGSTKDSVLINGPVGEIIAMRERIFYIDMEDHNVLKSVTYDGRKRKTWTKDPVKQFAVIGGYVICCTEDEKLIRCDMSTGKRKELADHIQYFFAGVKLYAQKGSKIVSVSYDGKEVRVFKKDVVMMDKKEDKVYYRRMDQKKEQMYVCDVDGGMEKTVGNEAGKD; from the coding sequence ATGACGATACGGAAATTTATTAAGAAATTATTTGTAACGATTATAATGATTGGGATTGTACTGGCGGCGGTATTGAAGGTTGGTTATATATTGATCTGCAAGGTTATTGTGATGATTATATTTGCAGTACTTGCGATTCGGTACTGGGTCGGTGAGGATATCAGGAAAGCGGAAGAAGAGAAAAGGGGAACCTGGTTATTCACGCTTGGATTTATCGGTCTGACTGTGCTGACAATGCTTGCGGCCAATATCCCGGGACAGGTGCAGCGGGATCAGTACCTGTACCTTACGAAAGAGCATACGGAACAGCTGGAGAAGGTGCTTTTAAGAGAGGCGACTGCGGATAGTGAAAGGTGCATACAGTGGTATGAAAAGCAGATGCTGGGCATCAGGAATAATAAGGCGCTTGGGAATCCGGCTATGCAGACGGAGGATGAAAGACGGTATAAGAACCGCATCGATGGAAAAGAAGTGTACCGGGATCCGGATACATGTACTCTACGTGTGAAAGAGCTTAAAGATGGCAGTACGAAAGACAGTGTACTGATCAATGGACCGGTGGGAGAGATCATAGCGATGCGGGAGCGGATTTTCTATATTGATATGGAAGATCATAATGTTCTGAAATCTGTAACCTATGACGGAAGGAAGAGAAAGACCTGGACGAAGGATCCGGTAAAGCAATTTGCCGTAATCGGTGGATATGTGATCTGCTGTACGGAGGATGAGAAGCTTATCCGTTGTGATATGTCGACGGGCAAGAGAAAGGAACTGGCGGATCATATTCAGTACTTTTTTGCCGGCGTGAAGCTGTATGCGCAGAAGGGGTCGAAGATTGTGTCGGTCAGCTATGACGGCAAAGAGGTCAGGGTATTTAAGAAAGATGTGGTTATGATGGATAAGAAGGAAGACAAGGTATATTATAGGAGAATGGATCAGAAGAAAGAGCAGATGTATGTGTGTGATGTGGATGGAGGGATGGAGAAAACGGTTGGAAACGAAGCTGGGAAAGATTGA
- a CDS encoding nucleotidyltransferase family protein, with the protein MQHTQQLFLEALKAALKNEQVEWNNKLEAQEWMDLFRMAEVHQILPMIYEAVYRSPAAGQADPQILAPAKAQMVRTVIMQTQKTGEFEPLYRYLRESGICPLVVKGIVCRNIYPNPDYRISGDEDLLIRPEDFRKCHDLLREYGMQTSEQDMDAEELESVYEVPYGKKGSLIYIELHKSLFPPESEAYGDLNRFFANVHEDAIDIRIDGTDIRTMGYTDHLFYLICHSFKHFLHSGFGIRQVCDIILFANEYGDAIDWEKVLRQCREIHADLFAAALFAIGEKYLTFDPEKAHYPKVWQGICVDETDMLMDLLDSGIYGNANMSRKHSSNMTLDAVAADKNGKKAGNTVLKSLFPSAKKLEGRYPYLKKHPILLPIAWTDRILKYRKETVAGGDNAAADSVKIGNQRIELMKKYGIIKK; encoded by the coding sequence ATGCAACACACACAGCAATTATTTTTAGAGGCATTAAAAGCCGCATTAAAAAATGAACAGGTAGAATGGAATAACAAGTTGGAAGCGCAGGAATGGATGGACCTGTTCCGCATGGCGGAAGTGCACCAGATCCTTCCGATGATCTATGAGGCCGTATACCGAAGCCCGGCCGCCGGGCAGGCGGATCCGCAGATCCTGGCTCCGGCGAAGGCGCAGATGGTGCGCACAGTGATCATGCAGACGCAGAAGACGGGAGAGTTCGAGCCGCTTTACAGATATCTGAGAGAGAGCGGAATCTGTCCGTTAGTGGTGAAAGGGATCGTGTGCAGGAACATTTATCCGAATCCGGATTATCGGATATCCGGAGATGAGGATCTGCTGATCCGGCCGGAGGATTTTAGAAAATGCCACGATCTGTTGCGCGAATATGGAATGCAGACATCGGAGCAGGATATGGATGCGGAAGAACTGGAATCGGTTTACGAAGTACCATACGGGAAGAAGGGAAGCCTTATCTACATAGAGCTCCACAAGAGTTTATTCCCGCCGGAATCAGAGGCATACGGGGATCTGAACCGCTTTTTTGCAAATGTACATGAAGATGCGATTGATATCAGGATCGATGGAACGGATATCCGGACAATGGGATACACGGATCATCTGTTTTATCTGATCTGTCATTCGTTCAAGCATTTCCTGCACAGTGGATTCGGGATCCGTCAGGTATGCGACATCATATTATTTGCCAATGAATACGGGGATGCGATTGACTGGGAGAAGGTTCTGAGACAGTGTAGGGAGATACATGCGGATCTTTTTGCTGCGGCATTATTTGCAATCGGTGAGAAATATCTGACGTTTGATCCGGAGAAGGCGCATTATCCGAAAGTATGGCAGGGGATCTGTGTGGATGAGACGGATATGCTGATGGATCTTCTGGACAGTGGTATCTATGGAAATGCGAATATGAGCCGGAAACACAGCAGTAATATGACGCTGGATGCGGTGGCAGCAGACAAGAATGGAAAGAAAGCCGGGAATACGGTCTTAAAGTCTTTGTTCCCATCGGCAAAAAAGCTCGAGGGGCGGTATCCGTATCTTAAGAAACATCCGATTCTTCTTCCGATTGCGTGGACAGACCGTATCTTAAAATACCGTAAAGAGACAGTGGCAGGAGGGGATAACGCTGCGGCAGATTCCGTGAAGATTGGAAATCAGAGAATTGAACTTATGAAGAAATATGGAATCATTAAAAAATGA
- a CDS encoding metallophosphoesterase, whose product MKETGESGSTKNKTVILLLIILLTLLWFVGEILVSYHWMKVNRYPVQVRNLRYADTVTDAGFKMVVISDLHDHEFGKDNEKLIRCVKEQDPEMIILDGDMLNEDSKSDEVPVRLVKGLAEIAPVYYALGNHELDYIGTAEGKKMQKHPENSELVKDLTDAGACVLEEGYRDVEIGGCKVRIGGMYEYAFALDGDNSAENLTGNVRDFLEEFQNTDRYKIMLCHRPDSFVFGDASDYWKIDLVISGHDHGGQVVIPFKGGLYGGDQGWFPPYVHGLYRTGRIRLFVTSGLSSEKQKLPRWNNRPEIAVLNVH is encoded by the coding sequence ATGAAAGAGACAGGAGAATCCGGATCAACAAAGAATAAAACCGTTATATTACTTCTGATCATTCTTTTGACCCTGTTATGGTTTGTCGGAGAGATTCTGGTTTCTTACCATTGGATGAAAGTGAATCGGTATCCGGTGCAGGTACGGAATCTGCGGTATGCGGATACGGTTACAGATGCAGGATTCAAGATGGTGGTGATTTCGGATCTTCATGATCATGAATTCGGGAAAGACAATGAGAAGCTGATCCGGTGTGTAAAAGAACAGGATCCGGAGATGATCATTCTGGATGGCGATATGCTGAATGAGGATTCGAAGAGTGACGAGGTGCCGGTCAGACTGGTAAAAGGTCTGGCAGAGATTGCGCCGGTGTATTATGCGCTTGGGAATCATGAACTGGATTATATCGGCACTGCAGAAGGGAAGAAGATGCAAAAGCACCCGGAGAATTCCGAATTGGTGAAGGATCTTACAGATGCCGGCGCATGTGTGCTGGAAGAAGGTTACCGGGACGTGGAGATCGGTGGATGTAAGGTGCGCATCGGTGGGATGTATGAATATGCATTTGCTCTGGATGGAGATAACAGTGCAGAGAATCTGACAGGTAATGTACGGGATTTTCTGGAGGAGTTTCAGAATACAGACCGGTACAAGATTATGTTGTGCCACAGACCGGATAGTTTTGTATTCGGTGATGCATCCGATTACTGGAAGATCGATCTTGTGATCAGCGGACATGATCATGGAGGACAGGTAGTCATTCCATTCAAGGGAGGACTATATGGTGGTGATCAGGGATGGTTCCCGCCATATGTGCATGGACTGTACCGGACAGGAAGGATCCGGCTGTTCGTGACGAGTGGATTAAGCAGTGAGAAACAGAAGCTCCCGAGATGGAATAACCGGCCGGAGATTGCGGTGCTTAACGTACACTGA